DNA sequence from the Streptomyces sp. MST-110588 genome:
GGGCTGATCGGCGAGACCGGCGCCGACGGCTGGTACATCTCCGCCACCGAGGAACGCTCGCTGCGCGCCGCCGCCCACGCCCAGGCGCGCACCGGCGCCGCCCTGACCACCCACGCCGCCCGCTGGCCCGTCGGCCTCCCGCAACTGGACCTGCTCACCGAGGCGGGCGCCGACCCCCACCGGGTGATCATCGGCCACTGCGACAAGGTCAACCTCCCCGAATACCACCTGGAACTGGCCCGCAGAGGCGCCTACGTCCAGTTCGACACGCTCCACGAGTGCCGCGCCGAGCGGGAGACCGCCAAACGGGTCGGCTACGTCATGAACCTGGTCCGGGCCGGCCACCTGGACCGCGTCCTGCTCTCCCACGACGTCTGCGTACGGGACCACCTGAAGTCCCGCGGCGGCGTCGGATACGACTTCCTGCTGACCGGTTTCGCCGCCGCCCTGTCCGACGCCGGCCTGGACAAGGAGGAGATCCGCCACCTGACCGAGACCAACCCGCAGCGCGCGCTGTCCGGATGAGGTGAGCGCCATGGCCGTCCCACGGACACCGGAGAGCGGCAAGCGGTCCGCGCCGCGCCAGGTCATCACCTCCAGCTACCTGGGCAGCGTCATCGAGTGGTACGACTTCCTGCTGTACGGCACCGCCGCGGCCCTGGTCTTCGACGACCTCTTCTTCCCCGGCCTGTCCGCCACCGCCGGCCTCCTGGCCTCCTTCGGGACCCTGGCCGCCGGCTACCTGGCCCGGCCGCTGGGCGGTCTGGTCCTGGGCCACTACGGCGACCGGGCCGGCCGCAAACCGGTGCTGGTGCTCAGCGTCGTCCTGATGGGCGTGAGCAGCTTCCTGATCGGTCTGCTGCCCGACTACCACCACATCGGGATCGCCGCGCCGCTGCTGCTGGTGCTGCTGCGGCTCGTCCAGGGCTTCGCGGTGGGCGGCGAGTGGGGCGGCGCGGCCCTGATGGCCATCGAGCACGCCCGGCCCGGACGGCGCGGTCTGTGGGGCGCGTTCGCGCAGATGGGCGCCCCCTCCGGGCTGCTGCTCTCCTCCCTGGTCCTGGCCCTGTTCAGCGCCCTGCCGGCCGAGCAGTTCCGGCAATGGGGATGGCGTATCCCCTTCCTGTTCTCCGCCGTATTGGTGGCGCTGGCGTACTACATCCGGCGCCGTATGGCGGAAAGCCCGGTGTTCTCCGCGGTCAACGGGGGTGGGAACACCGGGCACAAGCCCCCTCCGGCCCCGGGGTCGGGCCCGGTTCCGGTCTCCGTCTGGCGGACGCTGGTACACCGGCGCCGCGCCGCCCTGCTGGCGGTCGGCGTGGGCCTCGGCCCGTTCGCCGCCAACTCCGTCCTGATCGTCTTCGTCCCCGCCTACGCCAAGGACCTCGGCTACCCCCGGCCGACCGTCCTGACGGCCATGATCCTGGCCTGCGGGCTCTCCCTGCTGACCCTGCCCGCCTACGCCGCCCTCTCCGACCGGCTCGGGCGCCGCCCGGTCTACATCGCCGGCGCCCTGCTGCTGGGCGGCGCGGCCTTCGTGCTCTTCCCGCTGGTGGACAGCGGATCGCCGGTGCTGTTCGCGGTCGCGTACGTGCTGAGCCTGGCCGTGCTGCACGCCGCGATGTACGGGCCGATGGCGGCGCTGCTGGCCGAACTCTTCCCCACCCGGGCCCGCTGCACGGGTGCCTCCCTGGGTTACCAGGCCGCGTCCGTACTGGGCGGCAGTCTGGCTCCTTTGATCGCCGCCTGGCTGGTCGGCGTCGGGGACGGGAACGGCCGCAACACCCCGTTGGTCGCCGGGTTCATGGCGGCGACCTGCCTGGTCAGCGCGGTGTGCGCGGCGGCGGCGCCCGAGACCCACGAACGCCCGCTCGACGCGGAGGACGGCGCGGGCGGCGGGGACGGCGATGGCGGCGACGGCGACGGCGGCGGCGAGGACAGTCAAGGCGACGGGAACCGCAGGGACATCACGGGCGTCACGGACGCCGCCGGTCCGCCGCCCCCTCACGGCAGGTGAAGCCGGTCACCGCCCGCCAGGAT
Encoded proteins:
- a CDS encoding MFS transporter translates to MAVPRTPESGKRSAPRQVITSSYLGSVIEWYDFLLYGTAAALVFDDLFFPGLSATAGLLASFGTLAAGYLARPLGGLVLGHYGDRAGRKPVLVLSVVLMGVSSFLIGLLPDYHHIGIAAPLLLVLLRLVQGFAVGGEWGGAALMAIEHARPGRRGLWGAFAQMGAPSGLLLSSLVLALFSALPAEQFRQWGWRIPFLFSAVLVALAYYIRRRMAESPVFSAVNGGGNTGHKPPPAPGSGPVPVSVWRTLVHRRRAALLAVGVGLGPFAANSVLIVFVPAYAKDLGYPRPTVLTAMILACGLSLLTLPAYAALSDRLGRRPVYIAGALLLGGAAFVLFPLVDSGSPVLFAVAYVLSLAVLHAAMYGPMAALLAELFPTRARCTGASLGYQAASVLGGSLAPLIAAWLVGVGDGNGRNTPLVAGFMAATCLVSAVCAAAAPETHERPLDAEDGAGGGDGDGGDGDGGGEDSQGDGNRRDITGVTDAAGPPPPHGR